GTAGTGCCAGTATCTTGTTAATATCACGAGCAAAACCCATGTCTAACATTCTATCTGCTTCATCTAAAACTAAAAACTCTACATTTTTGAGAGAAAATACACCTTGACTATGTAAATCGAGTAGCCTCCCTGGGGTTGCAACTAAGATGTCTACACCTTGTCTTAAAGTACGTATTTGTGGATTTGCATTAACGCCACCAAAAATTACTGTAGAACGTATGTCTACATGTTTAGAGTACGTTTTCACATCTTCTAAAACCTGCGCTGCTAACTCTCGTGTAGGGGTGAGTACCAAAGCACGTACAGGTCTTTTATGCATACGTTGGGCTCCTGTTAGTTTTTGGAGCATTGGTAATGTAAAGCCAGCCGTTTTTCCGGTTCCGGTTTGGGCAGAGGCTAAAACATCTCTGCCTTCAAGTATTTTAGGAATGGCTTTTTGTTGAATTGGGGTTGGCGTATCGTATCCTTTTTCGCTAATTGCTTTTAGCAGGGCATCAGACAGCCCTAAACTTTTAAATGACATAGAGGGTATTTCAGAAGTAACATAAGTATATAGGCGTTACTTCATTGTGAATAGCAAAGGTACGGCTAATTTATTGGCGTAGCTATTTTAAGTAAAAAGCCTCGTACTTGCAATAAAGTAGACAAGTACAAGGCTTCTCTTCATTTATTTCTTTTTCAATTTACTTCGTAAGAATAGTACGAGTAAGATGATTACCAAAACTACTGGCCAGATATGAATTAATCCTAGTATAATAGTTTCGATTAATTCCCAACCAAAGCTAAATCCATTTCCAGCTTTGTCGAAGAATGTCTTGGTATAACTTTCAGGTTCTTCTTTATACTCAACACTCTCAAACAAATCTATTTGTACTGTACTGTAAGAAACTTTATTCCCTAAATACTTCAAGCGTCCCTGTGCAGCTTCTATCTCTTCCTGCAATCTGCGTAATTTTTCTTCAGTTGCTAAAATGTCTTCAACAGTCTTAGCGTTTTTTCGAAGTATTTCTTCATAGCGTTTTTTTACTTCAAGCTTCGTTGCTAAACGTGTTTCAATGTCTAGGTATTCTTCAGTAACATCTTGTGTAGTAATGTTTTCAAACTCGGTAAATAAGGCAACACTGGCAATACTATCTAAAAGTGCATCGAAATGGGCATTTGGTATTTTAATTGTAAATCTATTTTGTTTTTCATACAGGTTATTTTCAAACCTAAGGTCACTAATGTAACCATTGTATTGCTGTGCCATTGCCTTCACTTTTGCAGTAGCCAACTTTACATTTTTCACTTTGTAACGTGCCGAAGCCGACTTAATTATTTTTAAATCGATTGGGGTATCCAACGTTTTTTTGTCATCCGTATTTTCTTCTACGGCTTGGTAACTTTCTGTAACGTCTACAGGCTCCATAGCGAAGTCTTCTTTGTATGACGAATTTTGACAGCCAACTAATACGGAAATGCATAGTGCTGCCACTATTAATTTAAAACTGAACTTTCTGTTAGGAGTCTTCATAATTTTATATTTTTAAAGATTATGAAACAAACCTACTGCGTCTTTCAAAGAGGCCGCTGTAAAACACTTGTAAGCGTTTTGTAAACTATTTTACATTTTACAAGTAGTTGATTTTCAACTTTATAAAAACAAATTGACCGAAGCTAATCTGCATCATTTTAATTTACTGAAAGAGAAAGTTGCAACGACTTTCTTAGAAGATAACCACGCACCAAAGCGAATTAGTGAGTGGAAGGGAGAGGCTATTACCGCCTTTCAGGAAGATCTTTTTAGCAAAACAAAGGGACGTATTTCTGAGAAATCTTTTTATACATACTTTAAAAACAAGCCTAAGAATCTACCTAGAATAGATATCCTAAATTTATTGAGTCAGTATGCTGGGTATGCAAATTGGCATCAATTTAAGGATGGTAATGTAGGGTTGGTTGAAGAAAAAGAAGACAAGAAAAAAAAGGGCTTTCCGCCCGTTCTTTGGTTGGCTATATTCATTCCTATTGCTACCATGTTTATTGTTATGATGAATCAAAAAAACACCTTCACTTTTTGCATGGTAGACGAAGACCAAGGTGAGGTAATTTCAGAAAATATAATAGATATTAAAGTGCTACAATCTGGACAGTCTCCAGTATATACAAAAACAGACAGCGCAGGATGTTTTACCTATAAGACAAAAGACGAAAAAATAACGTTTGTAGTTCAATCGCCGTATTATAAAACAGACACTGTAACCCGAAGTATTGATGCTAATGATACGAAAATGGTGAAATTACGGGTAGACGACTATACCTTAATGCTGAAATATTACAGCACAAGTAATTTTAAGGATATTGAAAAACGCCGTAAGCAGTTAGAACAGCTAATAGCCGCCCAAGCCGAAATCTATCAAGTTTATCCCAATAACGAAGGGATTGAATTATATTCAAAAAACGATTTTATCCAAAAGCTTACGATCCCAACAAGCGCACTTAAAAACATCCAAATACTCAACAAAACGTATGAAAATGGTAAGATTGTGAAACTTAAATTTATAGTAAAATGAAACAGCTAACTTTCGTATCTATTTTCGCAATTCTTTTTGGCTGTAGCAACATGGCTAGCGATAAAGAAGCTGCCACAAGCGATGTTGCTGAAACATTAGAAGAAACCCAAGCATTTCGTGTAGATGAAGCGTTCGACTATGCCACTATAACCCAACAGAAGTTACAGGAATATATAGACTTACAACTACTTAAAAATGAGCACCCAGAACTGGCTAAGACAATTGCACCTCAACTTCAAAAGTTGCTAAAAGATTCAATTGCTCTTCCTAAAAATCAAGATTCTTTAGTTGTAAAAAATTTAAGTCCGTTAGGAACTTTGCTCACCGTAAACGATACCCTTCGGCAACAGAAATTTAGCTTTGCACTTGCATCAAATACATTTTTTAAAACAGATACGCTTATTGCAAATATTAGCACGATGACTCGTCAAGTTCATGGTGAAGATGTGGTAGTAAACAAAGTGTATTTCAGCAAACAATAACTTAATAACTGTACCTTTAAACATTAAATACGTCTTATGAAAACAATCTTCACATGCTTATGCACCTTAGTATTTGTCGCTACATTTGGGCAAGAAAAACAGAAAGTAGAGAACACGATTTCTAAATCTAAAATTGAGGGCCATATTTACTACTTGGCCGACGATCTGTTTAAAGGACGCGAAACTGGAACTCCAGAAAATAAATTAGCGGCTTCTTATCTTGCAAATACACTTCGTAGTTATGGTGTTAAACCCAACCCCAAAACAAACACATACTATCAGCAAATTCCGCTCATAAAAAATACGCCACCAAACAACATATCGCTAACCATTGGCGGGCAAACGGTAAAGAGCAAAGTAGCTTTAAATGCGGTGCCTATAGAGTATAATGGAGAAGCTGTTTATTTAAATTATGGTCTAGAATCAGATTACAAAGACCAAGATGTAAAGGGCAAGGTTGTAATTGTTAAAGGAGGTAGTGAAGAAAAAAAAGATGCACGTGGAGCTTTCGGACTTATAAAGAGAAAACGAGAAATTGCTGAAACTGCAGGTGCTATTGCCATCGTAGAACTACTTAACAGCGAGGACCAAATATGGGGGTTTATCTCTCATAATTTTGACGCTCCCTCTTTAGAGTTGGGTGAAATTAAAAATAGCCAACTTAAAACAGAAGGTATAAGTCATATATGGACCCAAGATATAAGCCATGAATTTGCCACTACAATTGCCTCTAAAAGAGCGTTGGGTGCTACAATAAAAATGAGTGGTTCAAAAAAAGAACAAGTTACTTCTCAAAATGTAATTGGTATCGTAGAAGGTACAGATCCTAAACTTAAAAATGAATATATTATTTATTCTGCCCATTACGACCATGTTGGCATTGGGACGCCAGACGCTACTGGAGACACTATTTATAATGGGGCGAGAGACAATGCGGTAGGCACAACTACTGTACTTAGCATGGCAGAGAATTTAGCAAAGTACCCAACGAAGCGCTCGGCGCTCTTTATTTTGTTTACAGGTGAAGAAAAGGGACTTTTGGGGAGTGAATATTATGTTGCCAACCCTGTGCTGCCACTAAACCAAATGGTGTACTGTTTTAATAGTGACAACGGCGGGTATAACGATATCACAAAGGCCACAATCATTGGCCTACCTAGAACTACCGCTACTAAACATATTACATCGGCAGCAACTGTTTTTGGACTTACTGCTATAGATGACCCGGCACCAGAGCAAGGCCTTTTTGACAGGAGCGATAACGTTCATTTTGCAGCAAAGGGAATACCAGCACCCACATTTTGTATGGGTTTCACTTCTTTTGATGGTGAAGTAACAAAATACTACCACCGACCAGGAGATCATGCAGAAAGTTTAGATTTTGATTATTTACTTAAATTTTTTAAGGCGTATGTATTGGCTGGGCGAACTATTGCAAATGATCCTGTAACCCCATTTTGGACCGCAGGTGATAAATATGAAGCCGCAGGTAAAAAATTATACAACCGATAATGCGAAGGCTTATCCTACTTTTATGTCCCCTCTTGTTCTTCGTAATAAGTTGTGGTGTAACCAAAAAGACAGACGCAATGGTGAGATATGCAGACCAGAATAACAATCAATATATTATTACTAGTTCCACCTTTGAGTATAAACCTATTACTGAAAAAGAAAGTTCTTCAGGGACGTATAATGGCGGTGTACCTATTTCAAAAGCTATGACTTCGGAAACTTTTAGCCCGGTACTGCAATTAGCACAAGAAATTCTCTCTAATGCTCCAAAAGATGTACGTCGTGAAATGCTGACTACCATATTGTCGGTTTCAACAGACGGAATTTCCCAGAGAGCTACACTTAAAAAGAGTAAAAAGAGAGCTGCTTTTGAAGCACTACTTCAGGAATTGCGCAATTCTTCAGAATAATTTTTCCTATTATATTTCTAAAATTTGTAGGAAAAAGCACCATTTAACAGAAATCATATAATTTACAGTTCTCACAGATTTCTTTGATAGTGAAACCATTATAGCGTTATAGTTTTGAAGTGAATTAAAACCTCACATCATGAAAACACTATACACAATCATCTGTACAATTTTACTTTCTACGACCATTTCGGCTCAAGAATGTAGTGAAGATTTTAAACAAGTAGAGGGACTTTGGAACAAACTCACGTTAGAAAATGCTCTTAACGACCCAGAGAGCATGACATCAGAATTTGATGCATTAAAAGGAAACCTTACCAAATCTTTAGGCAATCTTAGTTTAAAGGGAAATGCTCCTAAGTTTTTACCAACCAGCGGCAAGGTTAAGAAAGGCTCATTAAAGAAGAATAAAAAGAGAACCTACGTAACATACATGGCCCCTAGAGAACGTATTGAAATAAATATTGCCAGTACTCAAAGTTTGGCGGGCTTAGAGGTGGTAGTCTGTTCTCACACTAAGAGCAACATGACCCAAAATCTAGACAGCCATACGTTTATTGCTGGAGAATCTAGCAAGAGTTTTACATTAGAAAATGTAAAGGGAAAAGTACTTAGTGTCTCACTAAAGAATTCTGGAGCAAAAGCACCATTTACCATAGTTGCAAAATAGTACGCAAGCAACTATTTCTAAAAATACGAAGTGTCTTGGTGACTCACCAAGACACTTTTTTTTATTCTCTAAAATACTGAAATACAATACGCTACATGAATTCTGAGCACACTACATGAAATCATAGATTTTAGTTTCCTAGTCGTTTTCTTTGATACTGAAGCAAATATGTCAACCTACTTTAGCAGTATCAAAAAAGTAATCATTTAACCTAATATTTTTTAAATCATGAAAAATTACATCAACACTCACATGAAAACCATCGTACTAGCACTTGCTTTAGTATTCGTTGGTATGACAACAAGCGCACAAACTTGTACAAGCACACTTAAGTCAAGATCAGGTACAGTTATGGCTGCTGGACCAGCTAAAATCACATTCACCGCCACCTCTAATTCGGTTCGTGTATCTATTAACAAAACAGGTGGTAAGGCAAAAACTACCGTAAACATTTATGCAAATGGAAGTTTTAAAGATCGTATCATCTTTGAAAATGGTCGCGACACACCTACGAAGGCT
This Rasiella rasia DNA region includes the following protein-coding sequences:
- a CDS encoding DUF4349 domain-containing protein; this encodes MKTPNRKFSFKLIVAALCISVLVGCQNSSYKEDFAMEPVDVTESYQAVEENTDDKKTLDTPIDLKIIKSASARYKVKNVKLATAKVKAMAQQYNGYISDLRFENNLYEKQNRFTIKIPNAHFDALLDSIASVALFTEFENITTQDVTEEYLDIETRLATKLEVKKRYEEILRKNAKTVEDILATEEKLRRLQEEIEAAQGRLKYLGNKVSYSTVQIDLFESVEYKEEPESYTKTFFDKAGNGFSFGWELIETIILGLIHIWPVVLVIILLVLFLRSKLKKK
- a CDS encoding M28 family peptidase is translated as MKTIFTCLCTLVFVATFGQEKQKVENTISKSKIEGHIYYLADDLFKGRETGTPENKLAASYLANTLRSYGVKPNPKTNTYYQQIPLIKNTPPNNISLTIGGQTVKSKVALNAVPIEYNGEAVYLNYGLESDYKDQDVKGKVVIVKGGSEEKKDARGAFGLIKRKREIAETAGAIAIVELLNSEDQIWGFISHNFDAPSLELGEIKNSQLKTEGISHIWTQDISHEFATTIASKRALGATIKMSGSKKEQVTSQNVIGIVEGTDPKLKNEYIIYSAHYDHVGIGTPDATGDTIYNGARDNAVGTTTVLSMAENLAKYPTKRSALFILFTGEEKGLLGSEYYVANPVLPLNQMVYCFNSDNGGYNDITKATIIGLPRTTATKHITSAATVFGLTAIDDPAPEQGLFDRSDNVHFAAKGIPAPTFCMGFTSFDGEVTKYYHRPGDHAESLDFDYLLKFFKAYVLAGRTIANDPVTPFWTAGDKYEAAGKKLYNR